From a single Chlorogloeopsis sp. ULAP01 genomic region:
- a CDS encoding MarR family transcriptional regulator — MLHWVTELGAQFYARAMAPLNLRPLQVGILQLLAAEGAMVQARLGEKLRVDKATMVTLLNGLEEQGLVERRPHTSDRRAYEIHLLEFGKQQLRAAEKLSVEAAQQFFSALTPQEQQTLNELLRRVATSNASWKPSTFKKTAE; from the coding sequence GTGCTGCATTGGGTCACTGAGCTTGGTGCACAGTTTTATGCTCGTGCGATGGCTCCCCTAAATTTACGTCCGCTTCAGGTTGGTATTCTTCAATTACTAGCGGCTGAAGGTGCAATGGTTCAAGCACGACTCGGTGAGAAGCTGCGCGTTGATAAAGCTACAATGGTCACTCTTCTAAATGGTTTGGAAGAACAAGGGTTAGTTGAACGACGACCTCATACGAGCGATCGCCGAGCCTACGAAATTCATCTTTTAGAATTTGGCAAGCAACAACTCCGAGCAGCAGAAAAATTATCAGTTGAAGCTGCACAACAATTCTTTTCCGCTTTGACACCGCAGGAACAGCAAACTCTCAATGAACTGTTGAGGCGGGTTGCAACAAGCAACGCCTCATGGAAACCATCAACGTTCAAAAAGACTGCTGAATAG